A window of the Chanodichthys erythropterus isolate Z2021 chromosome 21, ASM2448905v1, whole genome shotgun sequence genome harbors these coding sequences:
- the hdhd3 gene encoding haloacid dehalogenase-like hydrolase domain-containing protein 3, with amino-acid sequence MRLPVRWVLWDVKDTLLKVRRSVGEQYCSEAERAGLKLPAAQVETAFRQSYRQQSRLFPNYGRAQGMDSQVWWTGLVRGTFAQCGVDDPALLDRLANNLYHNFCGPENWEVFPDSNNTLKFCTALGLKQGVVSNFDKRLEGILRGCGLLTHFSFLLTSEEAGVAKPDPSIFTQALVRCGVQASSVVHVGDHYVNDYLTSRSLGIQGYLLDRQDCHGHLDVPPQHRLQSLNDLPARLQQDTD; translated from the exons ATGCGATTGCCAGTGCGTTGGGTGTTATGGGACGTGAAGGACACCCTGTTAAAGGTCCGGCGCTCGGTTGGGGAGCAGTACTGCAGCGAAGCGGAGCGAGCAGGACTGAAGCTGCCAGCTGCACAAGTAGAAACAGCTTTCAGGCAATCTTACCGTCAGCAATCACGCCTATTTCCCAATTATGGCAGAGCTCAGGGAATGGACAGCCAGGTCTGGTGGACTGGACTAGTGAGGGGTACTTTTGCCCAGTGTGGGGTAGATGACCCTGCTTTACTGGACAGACTAGCCAACAACCTCTATCACAACTTTTGTGGACCAGAAAACTGGGAG GTGTTTCCTGATTCTAATAACACCCTGAAGTTCTGCACCGCTTTGGGTCTGAAGCAAGGAGTTGTTTCCAACTTTGACAAGCGCTTGGAAGGGATCCTGAGGGGATGCGGCCTTCTCACTCACTTCTCATTTCTTCTGACCTCAGAAGAAGCTGGAGTTGCTAAACCAGATCCTTCAATTTTTACCCAGGCGCTGGTGCGATGTGGTGTGCAAGCCTCCAGTGTAGTCCATGTTGGGGATCATTATGTGAATGATTACCTGACCTCACGCTCATTGGGTATCCAAGGTTACTTGCTGGACAGACAAGATTGTCATGGGCACCTTGATGTTCCCCCACAACATAGACTACAGAGTCTAAATGATTTACCAGCTCGATTGCAACAGGATACAGACTGA